In Carya illinoinensis cultivar Pawnee chromosome 6, C.illinoinensisPawnee_v1, whole genome shotgun sequence, a single genomic region encodes these proteins:
- the LOC122313251 gene encoding uncharacterized protein LOC122313251, producing MPGSVSFLKQLSGREAWKSTSSRWGGTSKYSAGESCGNGGCEGSLKQMEGLNMYGGDDHQNVGGSSVMRKRVMVVVDQSSHSKHALMWALNYVANKGDFLTLLHIIPAAAFSKGSERAAQESSSCSPYLANSLGSLCKACRPEVEVETLVIRGPKLATVMSQVKKLEVSVLVLGQKKQSVVISCLCGTSSTEEFVEQCINNAECLTLGVRKQSRGMGGYLISTRWQKNFWLLA from the exons ATGCCAGGTTCAGTTTCATTTTTGAAGCAGTTGAGTGGAAGAGAGGCTTGGAAATCAACATCCAGTAGGTGGGGTGGGACAAGCAAGTATAGTGCTGGTGAGAGCTGTGGTAATGGCGGGTGTGAGGGAAGTTTGAAGCAAATGGAAGGGTTGAACATGTATGGAGGAGATGATCATCAGAATGTAGGTGGGTCCTCGGTAATGAGGAAGAGAgtgatggtggtggtggatCAGAGCTCACATTCCAAGCATGCATTGATGTGGGCACTCAACTACGTAGCCAACAAGGGTGATTTTCTCACTCTCCTTCACATCATTCCTGCAGCTGCTTTCAGTAAGGGTTCTGAAAGGGCCGCTCAGGAGTCCTCTTCTTGTTCTCCTTACCTGGCCAACTCTCTTGGCTCTCTTTGTAAGGCTTGCAGGCCTGAG GTGGAAGTAGAAACACTGGTTATTCGAGGCCCCAAATTGGCAACAGTGATGAGCCAAGTGAAGAAGCTGGAAGTGTCTGTGCTGGTGCTGGGTCAGAAGAAGCAATCTGTAGTTATCAGCTG CCTATGTGGGACCAGCAGCACAGAAGAGTTTGTGGAACAGTGCATTAACAATGCGGAGTGCCTGACACTGGGAGTAAGGAAGCAGAGCCGGGGCATGGGTGGCTACCTAATCAGCACCAGATGGCAGAAGAACTTCTGGCTCTTGGCTTAG